One Micromonospora craniellae genomic region harbors:
- the rpsO gene encoding 30S ribosomal protein S15 — protein MALDQQAKAKIREEYATAEGDTGSPEVQVAVLTKRIAELTEHLKVHKHDHHSRRGLLLLVGRRRRLLNYVQKKDINRYRSLIERLGLRR, from the coding sequence ATGGCGCTCGACCAGCAGGCCAAGGCCAAGATCCGCGAAGAGTACGCGACCGCCGAGGGTGACACCGGGTCGCCCGAGGTGCAGGTCGCGGTCCTCACCAAGCGGATCGCCGAGCTCACCGAGCACCTGAAGGTGCACAAGCACGACCACCACAGCCGCCGTGGGCTGCTGCTGCTGGTCGGCCGTCGCCGTCGGTTGCTCAACTACGTGCAGAAGAAGGACATCAACCGCTACCGGTCGCTCATCGAGCGACTCGGTCTGCGTCGGTGA